A window of Zingiber officinale cultivar Zhangliang chromosome 5A, Zo_v1.1, whole genome shotgun sequence contains these coding sequences:
- the LOC121982942 gene encoding zinc transporter 8-like gives MRFSGHRWRLCLFLYFLLLLPLFSSGECDYGEEEGALDKKAALPLKIAAAFSILVCSAAGVLIPSLGKWIPAIRPENSPFFVVKSFAAGVILATAFIHILPDAFEGLSSPCLDPIPWQSFPFAGFAAMMAAIGTLMIDTIATGYFTRVHTQGRAAAVAESIAAGEAEKGATDIDVVDVEGMMYHMHTHTTHGHSHAVGTADDSSSKTQLIRHRIIAQVLELGILVHSVIIGISLGVSNSPSTLKPLLVALIFHQFLEGMGLGGCIAQARFKVRSMLTMGLFFSLTTPAGVVIGIGISSVYNENSPSSLITQGILDSVAAGILIYMALVDLLAADFMNPKVQSNVKLQVMINFALLLGAGLMSLLAKWA, from the exons ATGAGGTTTTCCGGCCACCGGTGGCGTCTCTGCCTGTTCCTctactttcttcttctcctccctctgTTCTCCTCTGGCGAATGCGACTACGGCGAAGAAGAGGGGGCCCTTGACAAGAAGGCGGCCCTTCCGCTCAAGATCGCCGCTGCTTTCTCCATCCTTGTCTGCAGCGCGGCCGGCGTACTCATTCCCTCGCTCGGCAAGTGGATCCCGGCTATCCGCCCCGAGAACAGCCCGTTCTTCGTCGTCAAGTCCTTCGCCGCCGGCGTCATCCTCGCCACCGCCTTCATCCACATCCTCCCCGATGCCTTCGAGGGCCTCTCGTCGCCCTGCCTCGATCCGATCCCCTGGCAGAGCTTTCCCTTCGCCGGATTCGCCGCGATGATGGCTGCCATCGGGACGCTGATGATTGATACGATCGCCACCGGTTACTTCACCCGAGTGCACACCCAGGGGCGAGCCGCGGCGGTGGCGGAATCGATCGCCGCGGGCGAGGCGGAGAAAGGGGCCACCGATATCGATGTGGTGGATGTGGAAGGGATGATGTATCATATGCATACCCATACGACTCATGGGCATTCGCATGCCGTGGGTACGGCGGATGACTCATCATCGAAGACTCAACTAATTCGCCATCGAATTATCGCTCAG GTTTTGGAGTTGGGAATTCTAGTACATTCCGTGATCATAGGAATTTCATTGGGTGTATCTAACTCTCCATCAACCCTAAAACCTCTCTTGGTTGCCCTAATTTTTCACCAGTTCCTTGAGGGCATGGGACTCGGAGGATGCATTGCTCAG GCAAGGTTCAAAGTGAGGTCAATGCTAACAATGGGACTCTTCTTTTCTCTCACGACGCCGGCCGGGGTCGTGATAGGCATTGGAATATCGTCCGTTTACAATGAGAATAGTCCCTCGTCCTTGATCACTCAAGGAATACTAGATTCTGTAGCTGCTGGAATTTTGATCTACATGGCGCTTGTCGATCTCCTTGCTGCTGATTTTATGAACCCTAAAGTGCAGAGTAACGTAAAACTTCAGGTCATGATCAATTTTGCCTTGCTACTGGGAGCAGGATTGATGTCACTTCTTGCCAAGTGGGCTTAG
- the LOC121980729 gene encoding protein trichome birefringence-like 28 isoform X1 has protein sequence MHTPRRKLLFGLPPDPTLPVAKLLCSYTKKGSNFSIYAVALTISLFGLITYVGDIKTMALLSPWQRKPQEISDAGLTQQPSEIAGANLTAEAVGVVPETCDLAHGEWVFDDVEYPLYQEEECQYLSRQMSCLQNGRREAAYQKWRWQPAGCSLPKFDARLLLERLRGKRMLFVGDSINRNQWESLVCLIQAVVPPEGRSRRVDGSRIIFTAKDYDASIEFYWAPFLVESNSDNPNFHSIAVRIIDADAIEKHAVHWKGADVLVFDTYIWWMNTLEMRVLSRPGAKNWTDHDPILRYEAYERVLGTLRNWLDRSVDPIKASVFFMSMSPIHFESSFWGNAAGIKCAKETLPITDMAGVVSGTDMKMFEVAKRVLGSPGRLVPVGFVDVTAMSERRKDAHTSVFTVRQGGRLLTPEQQARPGEFADCIHWCLPGLPDAWNQVLSAHLLAARRRR, from the exons ATGCACACCCCTCGCCGGAAACTTCTATTCGGGCTACCTCCGGACCCGACGCTGCCGGTGGCAAAGCTCCTCTGTTCGTACACGAAGAAAGGCAGCAACTTTTCCATCTACGCCGTCGCTCTCACCATCTCCCTCTTCGGCCTCATCACCTACGTCGGCGACATCAAGACCATGGCCCTCCTCTCGCCGTGGCAGAGAAAACCCCAGGAAATCTCTGACGCAGGCCTCACCCAACAGCCGTCGGAAATCGCCGGAGCGAACTTGACGGCGGAGGCGGTGGGCGTCGTGCCGGAGACGTGCGACCTGGCGCACGGCGAGTGGGTGTTCGACGACGTAGAGTACCCGCTCTACCAGGAGGAGGAGTGCCAGTACCTCTCTCGGCAGATGTCGTGCTTGCAGAACGGCCGCCGGGAAGCGGCGTACCAGAAGTGGCGGTGGCAGCCCGCCGGTTGCTCCTTGCCCAA ATTCGACGCGAGGCTGCTGCTGGAGCGGCTCCGCGGGAAGCGTATGCTGTTCGTCGGCGACTCCATCAATCGAAACCAGTGGGAGTCCCTCGTTTGCCTGATCCAGGCCGTGGTGCCGCCGGAGGGGAGGAGCCGCCGGGTCGACGGATCCCGAATCATCTTCACCGCAAAG GACTACGACGCGTCGATTGAGTTCTACTGGGCGCCGTTCCTGGTGGAGTCCAACTCCGACAATCCCAACTTCCACAGCATCGCCGTGCGGATCATCGACGCCGATGCCATCGAGAAGCACGCAGTCCACTGGAAGGGGGCGGACGTGCTGGTCTTCGATACCTACATATGGTGGATGAACACCCTCGAGATGCGTGTCCT CAGCCGACCAGGGGCGAAGAATTGGACGGACCACGATCCGATTCTGAGGTACGAAGCTTACGAGAGAGTGCTGGGGACGTTGAGGAATTGGCTGGATCGCAGCGTCGATCCCATCAAGGCGTCCGTCTTCTTCATGAGCATGTCTCCGATTCACTTCGA GAGCTCGTTCTGGGGCAACGCGGCGGGAATCAAGTGCGCCAAGGAGACGCTGCCGATCACGGACATGGCCGGCGTCGTGTCGGGCACGGACATGAAGATGTTCGAGGTGGCCAAGAGGGTGCTCGGCTCTCCGGGGCGGCTCGTGCCGGTGGGCTTCGTCGACGTCACGGCCATGTCGGAGCGGCGCAAGGACGCGCACACCTCCGTGTTCACGGTGCGGCAGGGCGGCCGGCTGCTGACGCCGGAGCAGCAGGCGCGCCCGGGCGAGTTCGCCGACTGCATCCACTGGTGCCTCCCCGGCCTCCCCGACGCCTGGAACCAAGTCCTCTCCGCCCACCTCCTCGCCGCCCGTCGCCGTCGCTGA
- the LOC121980729 gene encoding protein trichome birefringence-like 28 isoform X2, whose product MHTPRRKLLFGLPPDPTLPVAKLLCSYTKKGSNFSIYAVALTISLFGLITYVGDIKTMALLSPWQRKPQEISDAGLTQQPSEIAGANLTAEAVGVVPETCDLAHGEWVFDDVEYPLYQEEECQYLSRQMSCLQNGRREAAYQKWRWQPAGCSLPKFDARLLLERLRGKRMLFVGDSINRNQWESLVCLIQAVVPPEGRSRRVDGSRIIFTAKDYDASIEFYWAPFLVESNSDNPNFHSIAVRIIDADAIEKHAVHWKGADVLVFDTYIWWMNTLEMRVLRPGAKNWTDHDPILRYEAYERVLGTLRNWLDRSVDPIKASVFFMSMSPIHFESSFWGNAAGIKCAKETLPITDMAGVVSGTDMKMFEVAKRVLGSPGRLVPVGFVDVTAMSERRKDAHTSVFTVRQGGRLLTPEQQARPGEFADCIHWCLPGLPDAWNQVLSAHLLAARRRR is encoded by the exons ATGCACACCCCTCGCCGGAAACTTCTATTCGGGCTACCTCCGGACCCGACGCTGCCGGTGGCAAAGCTCCTCTGTTCGTACACGAAGAAAGGCAGCAACTTTTCCATCTACGCCGTCGCTCTCACCATCTCCCTCTTCGGCCTCATCACCTACGTCGGCGACATCAAGACCATGGCCCTCCTCTCGCCGTGGCAGAGAAAACCCCAGGAAATCTCTGACGCAGGCCTCACCCAACAGCCGTCGGAAATCGCCGGAGCGAACTTGACGGCGGAGGCGGTGGGCGTCGTGCCGGAGACGTGCGACCTGGCGCACGGCGAGTGGGTGTTCGACGACGTAGAGTACCCGCTCTACCAGGAGGAGGAGTGCCAGTACCTCTCTCGGCAGATGTCGTGCTTGCAGAACGGCCGCCGGGAAGCGGCGTACCAGAAGTGGCGGTGGCAGCCCGCCGGTTGCTCCTTGCCCAA ATTCGACGCGAGGCTGCTGCTGGAGCGGCTCCGCGGGAAGCGTATGCTGTTCGTCGGCGACTCCATCAATCGAAACCAGTGGGAGTCCCTCGTTTGCCTGATCCAGGCCGTGGTGCCGCCGGAGGGGAGGAGCCGCCGGGTCGACGGATCCCGAATCATCTTCACCGCAAAG GACTACGACGCGTCGATTGAGTTCTACTGGGCGCCGTTCCTGGTGGAGTCCAACTCCGACAATCCCAACTTCCACAGCATCGCCGTGCGGATCATCGACGCCGATGCCATCGAGAAGCACGCAGTCCACTGGAAGGGGGCGGACGTGCTGGTCTTCGATACCTACATATGGTGGATGAACACCCTCGAGATGCGTGTCCT CCGACCAGGGGCGAAGAATTGGACGGACCACGATCCGATTCTGAGGTACGAAGCTTACGAGAGAGTGCTGGGGACGTTGAGGAATTGGCTGGATCGCAGCGTCGATCCCATCAAGGCGTCCGTCTTCTTCATGAGCATGTCTCCGATTCACTTCGA GAGCTCGTTCTGGGGCAACGCGGCGGGAATCAAGTGCGCCAAGGAGACGCTGCCGATCACGGACATGGCCGGCGTCGTGTCGGGCACGGACATGAAGATGTTCGAGGTGGCCAAGAGGGTGCTCGGCTCTCCGGGGCGGCTCGTGCCGGTGGGCTTCGTCGACGTCACGGCCATGTCGGAGCGGCGCAAGGACGCGCACACCTCCGTGTTCACGGTGCGGCAGGGCGGCCGGCTGCTGACGCCGGAGCAGCAGGCGCGCCCGGGCGAGTTCGCCGACTGCATCCACTGGTGCCTCCCCGGCCTCCCCGACGCCTGGAACCAAGTCCTCTCCGCCCACCTCCTCGCCGCCCGTCGCCGTCGCTGA